The following proteins are co-located in the Procambarus clarkii isolate CNS0578487 chromosome 4, FALCON_Pclarkii_2.0, whole genome shotgun sequence genome:
- the LOC138371092 gene encoding cyclic nucleotide-gated channel beta-1-like — protein sequence MRNNTKKMISIQTRISSSVKSRVTGSDPLAPLKEEETLKEEETLKEEETLKEEETLKEEETLKEEETLKKEETLKEEETLKEEETLKEEETLKEEETLKEEETLKEEETLKEEETLKEEETLKEEDTLKEEETLKEEETLKEEETLKEEETLKEEETLKEEETLKEEETLKEEESPTEPKTNRPKETPPTPKDAKHSHKATLACPKENYGLVIGKKGKKIKSFEEEHEVRIAMCKDKDEVLITGNDPGRVQGCKEAVGALLEQICSRNLKTDPPQGITPTTSKTDPPHGITPTTSKTDPPQGITSTTSKTDPPQGITPTTSKTDPPQGITSTTSKTDPAQGKTPTTSKTDPPQGTTPTS from the exons ATGAGGAACAACACGAAGAAAATGATCTCCATCCAGACCAGGATCAGCTCCTCCGTGAAGAGTCGAGTGACCGGCTCC GACCCTCTTGCTCCTCTCAAGGAAGAAGAGACTCTCAAGGAAGAAGAGACTCTCAAGGAAGAAGAGACTCTCAAGGAAGAAGAGACTCTCAAGGAAGAAGAGACTCTCAAGGAAGAAGAGACTCTCAAGAAAGAAGAGACTCTCAAGGAAGAAGAGACTCTCAAGGAAGAAGAGACTCTCAAGGAAGAAGAGACTCTCAAGGAAGAAGAGACTCTCAAGGAAGAAGAGACTCTCAAGGAAGAAGAGACTCTCAAGGAAGAAGAGACTCTCAAGGAAGAAGAGACTCTCAAGGAAGAAGATACTCTCAAGGAAGAAGAGACTCTCAAGGAAGAAGAGACTCTCAAGGAAGAAGAGACTCTCAAGGAAGAAGAGACTCTCAAGGAAGAAGAGACTCTCAAGGAAGAAGAGACTCTCAAGGAAGAAGAGACTCTCAAGGAAGAAGAGAGCCCAACGGAGCCAAAAACGAACCGTCCTAAGGAGACACCTCCAACTCCTAAGGATGCAAAACATAGCCATAAGGCCACACTGGCCTGTCCCAAAGAAAATTACGGGTTGGTGATAGGCAAAAAGGGGAAGAAAATAAAGAGCTTTGAAGAGGAACATGAAGTCAGGATCGCAATGTGCAAAGACAAGGATGAGGTTTTGATAACAGGGAACGACCCGGGAAGAGTACAAGGATGCAAGGAAGCAGTTGGAGCCCTCTTGGAACAAATATGTTCCCGTAATCTCAAAACAGATCCTCCCCAGGGGATCACTCCCACCACTTCAAAAACAGATCCTCCCCATGGGATCACTCCCACCACTTCAAAAACAGATCCTCCccaggggatcacttccaccactTCAAAGACAGATCCTCCCCAGGGGATCACTCCCACCACTTCAAAAACAGATCCTCCccaggggatcacttccaccactTCAAAAACAGATCCTGCCCAGGGGAAAACTCCCACCACTTCAAAAACAGATCCTCCCCAGGGGACCACTCCCACTTCATAG